A genomic window from Candidatus Pelagisphaera phototrophica includes:
- a CDS encoding UDP-N-acetylglucosamine--N-acetylmuramyl-(pentapeptide) pyrophosphoryl-undecaprenol N-acetylglucosamine transferase: MRRALIACGGTGGHLAPGIALAEELSSRGWECKLLISGKQVDSILVQKYTQFKYEAIAGSGLSFHPVKLFRFLRDLLNGYRSCGRIIRSSGPELVVGFGGFISASALLAGARNGVPVAIHEANQIPGRVTRLTSRFASRVYLPNGAVLKEAKKDCIRNVGMPLRTEFERRSKGEAKRVLGFDPDKKLLLVFGGSQGALALNEWAKQHSRILNENQIQLLCLTGMSGGCSESATIDSDEAAQSKTIFMEFSEQMAILLSAADLAISRAGAGSIAELIRCRVPAILVPYPYAADNHQLFNAQRFVTQGGGVLCQQEEIKSLLNIALDMISSDEKRNRLTENLEAMDQSSSQSEIADDLERLATITKDGQKEALEVTQCQ; encoded by the coding sequence ATGAGACGAGCTCTGATCGCATGTGGCGGAACAGGTGGGCACTTGGCGCCTGGAATCGCTCTCGCTGAGGAGCTGTCGTCTCGCGGTTGGGAATGTAAATTGCTAATTAGCGGCAAGCAGGTAGATTCGATACTCGTTCAGAAGTACACCCAATTTAAGTATGAAGCTATCGCTGGTAGTGGGCTGAGTTTTCATCCCGTCAAACTTTTCCGATTTCTGAGGGATTTGCTAAACGGTTATCGATCTTGTGGTCGAATCATTCGGTCGAGCGGTCCGGAGCTTGTGGTTGGCTTTGGAGGTTTTATATCCGCGTCTGCTCTTTTGGCGGGTGCCCGCAATGGAGTTCCGGTTGCGATTCATGAGGCAAATCAGATTCCCGGTAGGGTGACTCGCCTCACGAGTCGATTTGCGAGTCGTGTGTACCTCCCAAATGGAGCAGTTCTGAAAGAAGCGAAGAAAGACTGTATACGAAATGTTGGGATGCCACTTCGCACGGAATTTGAACGTCGCTCGAAGGGTGAAGCCAAGCGTGTTTTGGGATTTGATCCTGATAAAAAATTGTTGCTCGTTTTTGGAGGGAGCCAGGGAGCGCTGGCTCTGAATGAGTGGGCGAAACAACACTCGAGAATTTTGAACGAAAACCAAATCCAGTTACTATGTCTAACGGGTATGTCTGGTGGTTGTTCAGAAAGCGCAACAATCGATTCGGATGAGGCAGCTCAATCAAAGACGATCTTCATGGAATTTAGCGAACAAATGGCAATATTGCTATCGGCTGCGGACTTGGCGATTTCCAGAGCGGGTGCAGGCAGCATTGCTGAACTTATTCGATGTCGAGTACCCGCAATATTGGTCCCGTATCCGTATGCGGCAGACAATCACCAGCTTTTCAATGCACAGAGATTTGTAACTCAAGGAGGCGGGGTTTTATGTCAGCAAGAAGAAATCAAGAGTCTCCTGAATATCGCACTGGATATGATTTCTAGTGACGAAAAACGTAATCGATTAACGGAGAATCTTGAAGCTATGGACCAATCGAGCTCCCAATCTGAAATTGCTGACGATCTGGAGCGTTTGGCCACAATAACTAAAGACGGGCAGAAGGAGGCCCTTGAAGTAACCCAATGCCAGTAA